A window of Cohnella herbarum contains these coding sequences:
- a CDS encoding glycosyl hydrolase family 18 protein produces MNTELTTGPRRSRKKSGGWMFFLLLFVVAAVAVMWWKSSHSANTSYIKPEYTSNPFPVMVDGKWTNAYAQGKKEGLLIPLSTAQLLVGDGVHYEEKTETIVLTTETKVLHFKTGELDATLNRKPFSMRFAAKKVDGILYLPIAPLTELFGVKTEIGESTGIVSLFRSGEAIQHAGVPEKTDKGIKLREGPDKSYAIVEDLLAGANLRIWGEEDGWYKVQSQSGHIGYVTKGGVSLLAVETIPSDVASEEPFVAWKGVGQRINLTWEAVYSANPDTDKIGELPGVNVVSPSWFELMDGKGNIRSNADAGYSAWAKAKGIQVWGLFSNGFEPDRTHEALASYETRFAMIQQMLAYAKTFKLQGINIDFENVYTKDKDNLVQFMREMTPLMHEQNLVVSIDVTPKSNSEMWSVFLDRERLGSIVDFMMIMAYDEHWASSPVAGSVSSLPWVESAIKRILEEDGVPSGKLILGVPFYTRIWTEDPDGKDGDKVSSKTMSMNAVQELIKEKGLKPAYSEETGQSYVEFKEGKLTKKIWIENAASIQARAELAKKYELAGIASWRRGFESKDVWAALDKTLQSRP; encoded by the coding sequence TTGAATACCGAATTAACGACCGGACCGCGACGTTCGCGCAAAAAATCCGGAGGATGGATGTTCTTCTTGCTGCTCTTCGTAGTAGCGGCTGTTGCCGTCATGTGGTGGAAATCATCTCATTCGGCGAATACCTCTTATATTAAGCCCGAATATACTTCGAACCCTTTTCCCGTAATGGTCGATGGAAAATGGACGAATGCTTATGCGCAAGGAAAGAAAGAGGGGTTGTTAATTCCTCTATCGACCGCCCAACTGTTAGTAGGGGACGGAGTGCATTACGAGGAAAAGACGGAAACGATCGTGCTGACGACGGAGACGAAAGTGTTGCATTTCAAGACGGGCGAATTAGACGCGACGTTAAATCGCAAACCGTTTTCGATGCGTTTCGCCGCGAAAAAAGTGGACGGTATTCTGTATTTACCGATTGCTCCGCTTACGGAATTATTCGGCGTGAAGACGGAGATCGGGGAATCTACCGGTATCGTATCCCTGTTCAGATCCGGTGAAGCCATTCAGCATGCCGGAGTACCGGAGAAGACCGACAAAGGAATCAAGCTTCGGGAAGGCCCGGATAAATCCTATGCGATCGTAGAAGATTTGCTTGCGGGAGCGAATTTACGGATATGGGGCGAAGAGGATGGCTGGTACAAAGTTCAGTCGCAATCCGGCCATATTGGATATGTGACCAAAGGCGGAGTTAGTTTGCTTGCCGTGGAGACCATTCCATCGGATGTCGCTTCCGAAGAGCCTTTCGTAGCTTGGAAAGGGGTAGGCCAACGTATTAATCTGACGTGGGAGGCGGTATACTCCGCGAATCCGGATACGGACAAAATCGGAGAACTTCCCGGAGTTAACGTAGTCAGCCCGTCATGGTTCGAGTTAATGGACGGCAAGGGGAATATTCGCAGCAACGCGGATGCCGGCTATTCCGCTTGGGCCAAGGCAAAAGGCATTCAAGTGTGGGGGCTCTTCAGCAACGGATTCGAACCGGATCGTACGCATGAGGCGCTTGCTTCTTATGAAACGCGGTTTGCGATGATTCAGCAGATGTTGGCTTATGCGAAGACGTTTAAGTTACAAGGGATCAACATCGATTTCGAGAACGTTTATACGAAAGACAAGGATAACTTAGTGCAGTTTATGAGAGAGATGACCCCGCTCATGCACGAACAAAATCTAGTCGTATCTATAGACGTGACCCCGAAATCCAATAGCGAGATGTGGTCGGTCTTCTTGGATCGCGAACGGTTAGGCTCCATCGTAGACTTTATGATGATCATGGCTTATGACGAACACTGGGCGTCGAGCCCGGTAGCGGGATCGGTATCCTCGCTTCCTTGGGTCGAGAGCGCGATTAAACGTATTTTGGAAGAGGACGGAGTGCCGTCGGGCAAGCTGATTTTAGGCGTTCCTTTTTATACGAGAATTTGGACGGAAGATCCTGACGGTAAAGACGGCGACAAGGTTTCGTCTAAAACGATGAGCATGAATGCCGTCCAGGAGCTGATTAAAGAGAAGGGGCTTAAGCCTGCGTATTCCGAAGAAACGGGTCAAAGCTACGTTGAATTCAAAGAAGGAAAACTCACTAAGAAGATCTGGATTGAGAATGCCGCTTCCATACAAGCTCGCGCCGAGCTAGCTAAAAAATACGAGCTAGCTGGAATTGCTTCATGGAGACGAGGCTTCGAGTCTAAAGATGTTTGGGCGGCGCTGGATAAGACGCTGCAGAGTCGTCCATAA